ATCGAAACTTATCATCAGGCATCAAGAATCTCATGTGCTCAAACTGAGCAGGATCTGGAAACAGGGGCTGAATACCGTAGGTATCGAGGTAATAGTGGTGATACAGAGCGGCAAGATCCAAATCAATCACCGCTTTCACGCTCTGTGCGTTCTTCCCTTGGAGAGTATGAGGGATCGGCTGGTACTTGTTGAGTGCTAGTTGCAGCTTTTTCTTCATCATCAAATTATCTCGATTCCTTTTTCTACTTTGCCGCACCCGGGTGGGCGCTAAGCGCCAATTGCCCACCCAGCGCTCGCACTGTCAAAAAACACAACGTCTATCTCGCCCAGGCGATCTCTGAGGATCCGAAACGCGGTTTCACAGAACTGCTGATTACCCTGGTGTACCGAACACGCAATCTGAGTCACATTTGCTTGCGCAAGCCGTTGAAGTAAGTGCGTTTCCTGCTCACCCATTCCCCAGCCGAAGATGGTAAGGGTTCCCTCCAGCGAGGGGATAACTTCCCGATACACAGTGGATAGGTAGTAGCTGTTCTGGATCGCCGATAATTTCTGCGCTGACGTGCCTTCGCTCACAAACAGGGGGATGTAATTGCCAGTGTTCCAAGCACTCAGGATAGCCCCGAGAAGCCCATCGCCCTGGTCGTGAATTTTGCCTTCTCTGTCCAACACATCTCGACGCAGAGCCAGATTGCCGTGGGGGTAAAAAACCAGCGTATTGGTCTGTTCCCGAATGCTCCTCCTGAAGCGCTTCCAATCGTCATCAAAGTTTCCATTCAAGAAGCAGTCTTTGAACTGGTGCTGGTCCGGCAGGTCTAGCCCGTAGGTCATCGTCCAGTACACAAGCAGGTCGTAATTCAACGACAGAACCGTGCTGAACTGCTTCAGGAAGCGATACATGCTAGGAAGGCGTTCAGCCACATCGGCGTGCACAGGATGCACCGCACGCACTGTATCAATGAGCGCTCGGCGAATGTCCTGGTAAACCTGACGGGTGAGGTCGTCTGGGATCTGGAGCGCAGAATTGACCTTGGTTGCATGCCAAACGAGCCGCAGAGCCAACTCAAAGTCGTTCGTAGTGAATGACCTAAAAAGATCTTCTACTTGAGCAGTTAGCAAGCTCCGTTGGCGCGCCTCTTGAAGAAGCGCCTCATACCCGAAACCTCTATCAACCGCGATACTTGCGCCGTTACCGACCAGAACGGTGCCCCGCTCGAAGTCCCCGGCAATATCTTCCCATCTACGAATTTCGTATGGCATAGCCCCTTCCCTTGCTTCAAAACGCTCGGCCCTAACTTCAAGGCTGATCTTCAAACACAGTTTTACCACTTTCCTGCGGCCCCTTAAATAGCATCTGGACAGCAAAAAATGGTGTAGTCCAG
The genomic region above belongs to Pectobacterium colocasium and contains:
- a CDS encoding DUF4917 family protein, with protein sequence MPYEIRRWEDIAGDFERGTVLVGNGASIAVDRGFGYEALLQEARQRSLLTAQVEDLFRSFTTNDFELALRLVWHATKVNSALQIPDDLTRQVYQDIRRALIDTVRAVHPVHADVAERLPSMYRFLKQFSTVLSLNYDLLVYWTMTYGLDLPDQHQFKDCFLNGNFDDDWKRFRRSIREQTNTLVFYPHGNLALRRDVLDREGKIHDQGDGLLGAILSAWNTGNYIPLFVSEGTSAQKLSAIQNSYYLSTVYREVIPSLEGTLTIFGWGMGEQETHLLQRLAQANVTQIACSVHQGNQQFCETAFRILRDRLGEIDVVFFDSASAGWAIGA